A genomic segment from Candidatus Omnitrophota bacterium encodes:
- a CDS encoding site-specific integrase has product MPKYGWKIENLLFEEDVRAMYNLAAREKEAVLIALLWITGARPAELAELKKENVQYDSSRVNITLATKKLGEGGDFKIRNRTLSFVRPTGLDTNIYIETVVKYVAALPPEALLLPHTTRWQENTINRIGQKGIGQKVSPYHFRHSCLTWMASNGATIDELMQFKGALSVLSISMYMKAKPFVVSLQNQRRTRGAVALPIPAKPTEGDQPPESKGGNDNANGQGDTGETKPSDGEGSATP; this is encoded by the coding sequence TGCTGTTCGAAGAAGACGTTAGGGCTATGTACAACCTAGCGGCAAGGGAAAAAGAGGCCGTACTTATCGCGCTTCTATGGATAACCGGCGCAAGACCGGCAGAACTCGCGGAATTAAAGAAGGAAAACGTACAATACGATTCTAGCCGGGTTAATATCACGTTGGCGACCAAGAAACTAGGGGAAGGCGGCGATTTCAAAATACGGAATCGTACCCTATCGTTCGTTAGACCGACCGGGCTAGACACGAATATCTATATCGAAACGGTAGTTAAGTACGTCGCCGCACTTCCCCCGGAAGCCCTGCTACTGCCCCATACTACTAGGTGGCAGGAAAACACCATAAACAGGATTGGGCAGAAAGGAATAGGGCAGAAGGTAAGCCCCTATCACTTTCGCCATTCCTGCCTAACGTGGATGGCTAGCAACGGGGCTACGATAGACGAACTCATGCAGTTTAAGGGCGCGTTAAGCGTCCTTTCTATCAGTATGTACATGAAGGCTAAACCGTTCGTTGTTTCCTTACAGAATCAGCGAAGAACCCGGGGCGCGGTCGCCCTTCCTATCCCGGCCAAACCCACCGAAGGCGACCAACCCCCGGAATCAAAAGGAGGTAATGATAATGCGAACGGACAAGGAGATACGGGAGAAACTAAGCCTTCTGATGGAGAAGGAAGCGCAACACCTTAA
- a CDS encoding RNA ligase family protein, which translates to MEKYNKILTLGDRAIPDILESDCVIEEKIDGSQFRFGIDAEGKRTFGSKEVEYSDERPPDKMFKAAVDTAEGLLNYVPLDVKNILFVCEYLTKKKHNTIEYARVPAKSLILLDVLRDGAPDRELRKLYATIFELETPQILGNGRNLSVSVLEDLLKTDSMLGNSKIEGVVIKNYEKRFISHNKSYPYFAKFVREDFKEENKKNWGQGIPLEAQILGDYPQAPRWQKALQHLRERGELENTPRDIPKLCEELSRDFEEETKEAIKERLYQKFRHGLLAGMRRGLAEWYKEELAKKVLEK; encoded by the coding sequence ATGGAAAAGTACAATAAGATTTTAACGTTGGGCGACAGGGCGATACCGGATATTTTGGAATCTGATTGCGTAATCGAAGAAAAAATAGACGGTTCGCAGTTCAGGTTCGGTATAGACGCGGAAGGAAAGCGTACCTTCGGCAGTAAGGAAGTGGAATATTCGGACGAACGCCCCCCGGACAAGATGTTTAAGGCGGCGGTGGATACTGCGGAAGGGTTGTTAAATTACGTCCCGCTAGACGTTAAGAATATCCTTTTTGTGTGCGAATACCTTACGAAGAAAAAGCACAATACGATAGAGTACGCCCGCGTCCCGGCAAAAAGCCTTATCCTATTGGACGTTCTTAGGGACGGTGCGCCGGATAGGGAGTTACGGAAGTTGTACGCTACGATATTCGAATTGGAAACTCCCCAGATTCTAGGGAATGGGCGCAACCTTTCGGTATCGGTCTTAGAAGACCTGTTAAAGACCGATTCCATGCTAGGCAATTCGAAAATAGAAGGGGTCGTAATAAAGAACTATGAAAAGCGGTTTATCTCGCATAATAAATCGTACCCCTATTTCGCAAAATTCGTAAGGGAAGACTTTAAGGAAGAAAATAAGAAGAATTGGGGGCAGGGGATACCGCTAGAAGCCCAGATACTAGGGGACTACCCGCAAGCCCCGAGATGGCAGAAGGCCTTACAGCACCTACGCGAACGCGGGGAATTGGAGAATACGCCCCGCGACATTCCGAAATTGTGCGAAGAACTTAGCCGGGACTTCGAAGAAGAAACGAAGGAAGCGATAAAAGAGCGCCTTTATCAAAAATTCCGGCATGGCCTATTAGCCGGTATGCGCCGGGGGCTAGCGGAATGGTATAAGGAAGAACTCGCCAAGAAGGTATTAGAAAAGTAG